The window CAAAGTTTAATGAAGATTGTGCTAAAGATGAATTTCAGAAAGGGATAGCCGAACTTCTTGATAGATTAATCTATCTTGCGAAAAAGAAGATAGAAGAAGGTTATTATGTCTATTTTAATCCTACCGGTGGTTTTAAAGCCCATGTGATTGCTACGGCGTTAGCAGGTTTTCTTTTAAATTGTGATATTTATTATATGAATGAAGAATTTAATCGTGTTGTATTTCTACCGCCACTCTTTTATCTACCAAAGGGAAGAGAGATTAAGTTATTAGAAATTTTAAAAGATAAAATGCCAAGGAGTGGCTCCCACTATGAAGAGTTAATTAAGACTTATCCCGAAGAAGTAGAGAGGTTAGAGATTTACCAACTTGTTCAAAGGGAGAAAGATGAAAGGGGAAAGGATTTTCGAATTAGAATAACGGATAAGGGGTTATTAATATTAGAAAAAATAAAACAACTTGACATTTAATAAATTTTTGACTATATTAATATAGTAATGGTCAAGTTTAGCATCACTCCTTTTGATGTTTTATTTTTTGGTCGTGGAAAACCTTTCAATCTCTCGGTTCAGGAGGCAAGTTCTATTTTTCCGCCTTTGCCCACCACTTTAGCAGGAGCGATTAGCGCCAAGATTGAACAGGAGAAAGGAAAGGATGCTTCGAAAATCATAAAAACCTTTTATGGTCCCTTTTTAGAAATAGAAGAAAAGATTTTGTTCCCAAAACCTTTGGATATTCTTTCGGAAAAGAAGAAAGAGGGTGGTGAGATAACAGGAGTGGAATTATTGGAGGAAAGAAATTTCAAGTTGATTAAGCCATTTTATAGTGATTTAAAAGAAGAATTAAAAAGTCTTTTGTGGGAAAGGAAAAGAAATAAAGAGTTTGAGGTTTTTGAGGGTTTTATCAGTTTAGAAGGATTACGAAAATGGTTAAACAATCAAGAGGTTAATAGAGAGGATTTATTTTCTCTAAAAGATGTTTTTGATTTTGAGCATCGGATAGGAATTCATATGGACTATTCTAAAAATGTTACCAGAGAGGAAGATGCTTTATATCGGATTGATTTTGTCCGCTTAAAAAAAGGTGTGAAGATAGTATTTTTTGTCGAGTTTGATGTAGATAATTATAATATTTTTAGAACAGAAGATGAGGTTTATGATTTTTTTGAGAATAATAATGTGAAAGTTTTAAAACTTGGTGGTGAGATGCGCAACGTAACTTACAAATGTGAAAAAGGAGATGATATTATAAAGTATTTTATTAAACCGATGGTTGAAAATGGTGAGAAAATAAAAATTCTTTATTTAACTCAGGGAGTTTCAGAAGAAGAGGAGTCCTATGAGAGAATTAGTGGGGTGGTAAAAGTGGCAAATTTAGGAAGGCGCACCAAACAGTATGGCAAAGGTCTTATGAAAGGGATAAAAGAAGGAAGTATAATTTACGCAAAAGTGAAAGATAAAGATAAATTAGAAAAAGATATCTGGTTAAAACCAGATAATGGTGAATTTATTGGTTTTAATTTAAGAATTTATGCTAAAATATAAGGAGGTTAGATATGTTTAAAGAGAATTTAATTTTAACTTTTTATGGCTTAACACCAATCCATATGGGTTCAGGAGTTAGTGTTTCTTATGTTGACAATCCAATCCAGAGGGAAAAACATACTGATTTTCCCATTCTTGCTGCCAGTGGAATAAAAGGAGTGATAAGGGATTTAGCCGAGAGGATTTGGCAAGATAAAGATAAGGTAAACATAATTTTTGGACCAGCACCAGAAGAAGGCGGAGAAGAGTATGCTTCTTGTATATCTTTTACTGATGCGAAAATCTTGTTATACCCTGTTCGTTCAGTAAGGGGAGTTTTTGCTTATGTTACCTGTCCTTCTGTTTTAAAAAGGTTTAAAGAAGAATTGAAAAGTATAAAAAAAGATAATTTACCTAACAATATTCCAGATATAAAGGAAGAGAGTAAAATAATTATCTCTTCTAATTCAGAGTTAAAAATTGATAGTGATAAAGTTGCTTTAGAGGAATTTGTTTTTAACATTGATACTTCACAAAACGTTGATAGACTTGTAGATACACTTTCTACTTATTTACCTTTAGAAATAGATAATTTAAAAAAACACCTTGCTATTGTTTATGATGATGTTTTTAGAGATTTTGTAAAATATGCTGTGGAGATAAGAACAAGGATAAGGATTGACCAAACAACTGGCACAGTAGCCGAAGGTGCTTTATTTACCATTGAACTTATTCCTGCGGAAAGTGTTTTTTACGGCTTTTTATTTATAGCTGACCCATACAATAAATCGATTGAGGAGATTAATTCGGCAGAAAAAGTAAAAAAAGAATTAGAAGACCTATTTTCCAATGCCAATATTATCCAATTTGGCGGCGATGAAACACTTGGGATGGGGTTAATGAAGGTGAAGATAGGATAAAAATGATGAAGAAGATTGATTTAAAATGTAAAATTATAACACCTCTTTTTATGGGTGGTGCGGAACAACAGCCGGAATTAAGAACCCAGTCTTTTAACGGACTTTTTAGATATTGGTTCAGATTGCTCGGCGGTTCTTTTGAAAATGAAAAGAGACTATTTGGTT of the candidate division WOR-3 bacterium genome contains:
- the cmr4 gene encoding type III-B CRISPR module RAMP protein Cmr4, with the protein product MFKENLILTFYGLTPIHMGSGVSVSYVDNPIQREKHTDFPILAASGIKGVIRDLAERIWQDKDKVNIIFGPAPEEGGEEYASCISFTDAKILLYPVRSVRGVFAYVTCPSVLKRFKEELKSIKKDNLPNNIPDIKEESKIIISSNSELKIDSDKVALEEFVFNIDTSQNVDRLVDTLSTYLPLEIDNLKKHLAIVYDDVFRDFVKYAVEIRTRIRIDQTTGTVAEGALFTIELIPAESVFYGFLFIADPYNKSIEEINSAEKVKKELEDLFSNANIIQFGGDETLGMGLMKVKIG
- the cmr3 gene encoding type III-B CRISPR module-associated protein Cmr3 translates to MVKFSITPFDVLFFGRGKPFNLSVQEASSIFPPLPTTLAGAISAKIEQEKGKDASKIIKTFYGPFLEIEEKILFPKPLDILSEKKKEGGEITGVELLEERNFKLIKPFYSDLKEELKSLLWERKRNKEFEVFEGFISLEGLRKWLNNQEVNREDLFSLKDVFDFEHRIGIHMDYSKNVTREEDALYRIDFVRLKKGVKIVFFVEFDVDNYNIFRTEDEVYDFFENNNVKVLKLGGEMRNVTYKCEKGDDIIKYFIKPMVENGEKIKILYLTQGVSEEEESYERISGVVKVANLGRRTKQYGKGLMKGIKEGSIIYAKVKDKDKLEKDIWLKPDNGEFIGFNLRIYAKI
- a CDS encoding putative CRISPR-associated protein, translated to MKEFHIISSGVSLLLNAQKKGILYSVGFSDESYWQEILNNPQEIENLYEFLKGSPKENSAELNTFLRVVENKNPQDIEVYLFGTKTASNELCRRVLERFLKDKGYTIYTPYEVSGYFWESAKFNEDCAKDEFQKGIAELLDRLIYLAKKKIEEGYYVYFNPTGGFKAHVIATALAGFLLNCDIYYMNEEFNRVVFLPPLFYLPKGREIKLLEILKDKMPRSGSHYEELIKTYPEEVERLEIYQLVQREKDERGKDFRIRITDKGLLILEKIKQLDI